The proteins below are encoded in one region of Ereboglobus luteus:
- a CDS encoding sugar porter family MFS transporter — protein MTASSTQDKTASPNSFLLRCSLVAALGGLLFGFDTVVISGAQNQLKELFQLSGFTQGFMTASALIGTVIGALLAARPSDALGRKRCLQWAGVLFFVSAAGCAFAWDFWSLIVFRVIGGLGIGGSTVICPLYLAEISPARWRGRLGAFFQFNIVLGILVAYLSNYLLGLVDFGAAEWRWKLGVEALPALLFWLLLRNIPESPRWLIMRGRADEASHVFAETGVENPAAQVATIQASLDEETGAKKISEPLFRRIHALPVFLAVSVAMFNQLDGINALLYYLSPIFGMAGFDKVSGDLQSVFIGATNLVFTMLGMAIIDRVGRKTLLLGGAIGTGLCLLGVAWIFTINQYQGALVWLLVGYIACHAFGQGAVIWVFISEVFPNQVRSKGQVLGSSTHWIMAAAISWLFPVFAKNAGEPGAGIPFYFFAAMMVLQVTVVLRWYPETKGVPLEEIQKRLSGKNKSLRDVACDARVFILNRR, from the coding sequence ATGACCGCCTCATCAACCCAAGACAAAACTGCCTCGCCCAATTCGTTCCTGCTTCGCTGCTCGCTCGTGGCCGCGCTCGGCGGGCTCCTGTTCGGTTTCGACACCGTCGTCATTTCCGGCGCGCAAAACCAGCTCAAGGAACTGTTCCAACTCAGCGGATTCACGCAGGGCTTCATGACCGCTTCCGCGCTCATCGGCACCGTGATCGGCGCGCTTCTCGCCGCGCGCCCGAGCGACGCGCTGGGTCGCAAGCGTTGCCTGCAATGGGCCGGCGTGTTGTTTTTTGTGTCGGCGGCCGGCTGCGCGTTCGCATGGGATTTTTGGTCGCTGATCGTGTTTCGCGTCATCGGCGGCCTGGGCATCGGCGGCTCGACGGTGATCTGCCCTCTGTATCTCGCGGAGATCTCGCCGGCGCGCTGGCGCGGGCGGTTGGGCGCGTTTTTCCAGTTCAACATCGTGCTCGGCATCCTCGTCGCGTATCTGTCGAACTATCTGCTCGGGCTCGTTGATTTCGGCGCGGCCGAGTGGCGCTGGAAACTCGGCGTCGAGGCGTTACCCGCGCTCCTGTTCTGGCTGCTCCTGCGCAACATTCCCGAAAGCCCGCGCTGGCTCATCATGCGCGGACGCGCCGACGAGGCCTCGCACGTGTTCGCCGAAACCGGCGTCGAAAATCCCGCCGCGCAAGTCGCGACCATTCAAGCCTCGCTCGATGAGGAAACCGGCGCGAAAAAAATCTCCGAGCCGCTCTTCCGGCGCATCCACGCGCTGCCCGTTTTTCTCGCCGTCTCGGTCGCGATGTTCAACCAGCTCGACGGCATCAACGCCCTGCTCTACTACCTAAGCCCCATTTTCGGCATGGCCGGTTTCGACAAGGTTTCCGGCGACCTGCAATCCGTGTTCATCGGCGCGACCAATCTCGTCTTCACCATGCTCGGCATGGCGATCATCGACCGCGTGGGCCGCAAGACGCTGCTCCTCGGCGGCGCGATCGGCACCGGATTGTGCCTGCTCGGCGTGGCGTGGATTTTCACAATCAACCAATACCAAGGCGCGCTTGTCTGGCTGCTCGTCGGATACATCGCCTGCCACGCCTTCGGACAGGGCGCGGTCATCTGGGTGTTCATCAGCGAGGTTTTTCCGAACCAGGTGCGCTCAAAAGGTCAGGTGCTCGGCAGCTCGACACACTGGATCATGGCGGCGGCGATCTCGTGGCTGTTCCCCGTGTTCGCCAAAAACGCCGGCGAACCCGGCGCGGGCATTCCGTTTTATTTCTTCGCGGCCATGATGGTGCTGCAAGTCACCGTCGTGCTGCGCTGGTATCCCGAGACCAAGGGCGTGCCCCTTGAGGAAATTCAAAAACGCCTGTCCGGAAAAAATAAATCCCTTAGGGACGTCGCTTGCGACGCCCGGGTTTTCATCCTTAACCGCAGATAA
- a CDS encoding GH32 C-terminal domain-containing protein, whose amino-acid sequence MPPLFAAVNAQSARPVFKDTVTVWNMDAAKSAAGDPVTVSGAITLGQPLGGGDRAASLARGGDGIAARFSGGFLRADRFTTPKGDRLTILLRIKPTASLTNSELFCKHGGHAKTSFNLYANNGAIGFQIGVKGRPNLGADVRLPASAIEQGVWHDVIARYDGRQIALFVNGRRVASAPASGELRENAEPLIIGKAMRGDIDHAAIWARALSDDEIVALSGGAALVAKNQEALRPKIEAVTGRDGLGTVDQLRAARDLRAKLAADPHRPRYHLMPPDGYWNDINGTLYWKGRYHVMFLGRQAPDTQTVLEGRDNDHPREIWLHASSADLVHWVHHAPAVAPVFDGSMPRGIYSGDAVNDAPVPTLIYHVPGQGTCIATADDPDDPELVRWTPDPRNPVISDKTAPPEVRVFDPTAWREADGTYYALIGNKNGTPGYEGDSNSLYRSTDLVNWEYRGPFYKSDRKWTAAHEDAACPDFFPIGNGKHMLLMHCHQPFNSVHYYIGVWDRAAEKFIPESHGRMSWAAGSVAGPETLLDGKGRRVFWGWVQEPYRPTQVRGQTVASVTWGSVATLPRILSLFPDNTLRIQPAPELEVLRHNERSLSSFTVSGERDLGGLSGDTLEIRAKITPGKSGRFGIIVRATPDRAEQTVIWIDPGKNTLTADISKSTLNPAARWTKGRAAFLKNLPRDQHHVTEQTAPFTLAPGEAADLRVFVDKSVIEVYVNERQCLTQRVYPTRPDAKDIALIAEESPVTVEKLQVWDMHPIQ is encoded by the coding sequence ATGCCGCCTCTTTTTGCCGCAGTGAATGCGCAAAGCGCGCGTCCCGTTTTCAAAGACACTGTCACCGTCTGGAACATGGACGCGGCAAAATCCGCCGCCGGCGATCCTGTGACAGTTTCCGGCGCGATCACGCTCGGGCAGCCGCTTGGGGGTGGCGACCGCGCGGCCTCGCTCGCTCGCGGAGGCGACGGGATTGCGGCGCGCTTCTCGGGCGGATTCCTCCGTGCCGATCGTTTTACTACACCGAAGGGCGACCGTCTCACGATTCTCCTTCGCATAAAACCCACTGCCAGCCTGACGAACAGCGAGCTCTTTTGCAAACACGGCGGCCATGCCAAAACCTCCTTCAATCTTTACGCCAACAACGGCGCCATCGGTTTCCAGATCGGCGTGAAGGGACGGCCGAATCTTGGCGCGGATGTGCGCCTGCCGGCGTCCGCCATCGAACAGGGTGTGTGGCACGACGTCATCGCCCGCTACGACGGGCGGCAGATCGCGCTGTTCGTCAACGGCCGCCGCGTCGCGTCCGCGCCGGCGTCCGGCGAGCTGCGCGAAAACGCGGAGCCTCTGATCATCGGCAAAGCCATGCGCGGCGACATCGACCACGCCGCAATCTGGGCGCGCGCGCTTTCCGACGACGAAATCGTTGCGTTGAGCGGGGGCGCCGCGCTCGTTGCTAAAAACCAGGAGGCGCTTCGCCCGAAGATTGAGGCCGTGACCGGCAGGGACGGACTCGGCACGGTTGACCAGCTCCGCGCCGCGCGCGACCTGCGCGCCAAGCTCGCCGCCGATCCGCACCGCCCGCGCTACCACCTCATGCCGCCCGACGGCTATTGGAACGACATCAACGGCACGCTTTATTGGAAGGGCCGCTACCATGTCATGTTTCTCGGACGCCAGGCACCCGACACGCAGACCGTCCTCGAGGGGCGCGACAACGACCACCCGCGCGAAATTTGGCTGCACGCGTCGAGCGCCGACCTCGTGCACTGGGTGCACCACGCGCCCGCGGTCGCACCCGTTTTCGACGGCTCAATGCCGCGCGGCATTTACAGCGGCGACGCCGTGAACGACGCGCCCGTGCCCACGCTCATTTACCACGTCCCCGGTCAGGGCACCTGCATCGCCACCGCCGACGATCCCGACGACCCCGAGCTCGTCCGCTGGACGCCCGACCCGCGCAACCCGGTGATCTCCGACAAAACCGCGCCGCCCGAAGTTCGCGTCTTCGATCCCACCGCCTGGCGCGAAGCCGACGGCACCTACTACGCGCTCATCGGCAACAAAAACGGAACGCCCGGTTACGAGGGCGACAGCAACAGCCTCTACCGCTCCACCGACCTTGTGAACTGGGAGTATCGCGGGCCGTTCTACAAATCCGACCGCAAGTGGACCGCCGCGCACGAGGACGCCGCCTGCCCCGACTTTTTCCCCATCGGCAACGGCAAACACATGCTCCTCATGCACTGCCACCAGCCGTTCAACAGCGTGCATTATTACATCGGCGTTTGGGATCGCGCCGCGGAAAAATTCATCCCCGAATCGCACGGGCGCATGAGCTGGGCCGCCGGCTCCGTCGCCGGTCCCGAGACGCTGCTCGACGGCAAGGGCCGCCGCGTCTTCTGGGGCTGGGTGCAGGAACCCTACCGTCCCACGCAGGTCAGGGGGCAAACCGTCGCCTCGGTGACATGGGGCTCCGTCGCCACGCTGCCGCGCATCCTCTCGCTGTTCCCCGACAACACGCTCCGCATTCAGCCTGCGCCCGAGCTCGAAGTTCTCCGCCACAACGAGCGCTCGCTTTCGAGCTTCACCGTCTCCGGCGAGCGCGACCTCGGCGGACTCAGCGGCGACACGCTCGAAATTCGCGCCAAAATCACCCCCGGGAAATCCGGGCGCTTCGGCATCATCGTCCGCGCCACGCCCGACCGCGCCGAGCAAACCGTAATCTGGATCGACCCCGGCAAAAACACGCTCACCGCCGACATCTCCAAATCCACGCTCAATCCCGCCGCGCGCTGGACAAAGGGCCGCGCCGCGTTCCTAAAAAACCTCCCGCGCGACCAGCACCACGTCACCGAGCAAACCGCCCCGTTCACGCTCGCGCCCGGCGAGGCCGCCGACCTGCGCGTGTTCGTGGACAAGAGCGTCATCGAGGTTTATGTGAACGAGCGCCAGTGTCTCACGCAGCGCGTTTACCCGACGCGGCCCGACGCGAAGGACATCGCGCTCATCGCCGAGGAGTCGCCGGTCACCGTCGAAAAACTCCAAGTCTGGGACATGCACCCGATTCAATAA
- a CDS encoding GntR family transcriptional regulator, which yields MAALRHQKLPEDTNPKYMRIAAVLREKILSGQYAPGHRLPSESALVKSYGVSRPTAGRALRDLVDAGLVERRAGAGSFVASQPKAVTGRPTLGILMPQWESTEIFEKICGQLASLARAHGIDIAWSKASPPNLSPGARIKDESEQAERMCSDYIERRMAGVFFAPLELSKTQSEVNHRIVSRLTEAGIAIVLADRDIEKYPQRSGFDLASMDNFAAGYKIASHLLLLGCRRIAFFTKPYSASTVAARIAGMREAMARANVETKGEVIEGNPADAKFARSVFARKKWDACICANDRTAAQLLQSLIKLGIRVPGDLRVAGFDDAKYATLVAVPLTTIHQPGDEVAALAFEAMMRRINNPLAPSCAFLATPRLVVRESCGTYLPR from the coding sequence ATGGCAGCTTTGAGGCATCAAAAACTTCCCGAAGACACCAACCCGAAATACATGCGCATCGCGGCGGTGTTGCGCGAAAAAATCCTTTCCGGCCAATATGCGCCGGGGCATCGGCTGCCGAGCGAGTCGGCGCTCGTCAAGAGTTACGGCGTGTCACGACCGACGGCGGGGCGCGCCTTGAGGGATCTCGTGGACGCGGGCTTGGTGGAACGCCGGGCGGGCGCAGGCTCCTTTGTTGCGAGCCAGCCCAAGGCGGTGACGGGCAGGCCGACGCTTGGCATTCTCATGCCCCAGTGGGAATCAACTGAGATTTTCGAGAAAATCTGCGGGCAACTCGCGAGTCTGGCGCGCGCGCATGGCATCGACATCGCATGGAGCAAAGCCTCTCCGCCGAACCTTTCACCCGGCGCGCGAATCAAGGACGAATCGGAGCAGGCCGAGCGGATGTGCTCCGACTATATCGAACGCCGGATGGCGGGCGTTTTTTTCGCGCCCCTGGAACTTTCAAAAACGCAGTCGGAGGTGAACCATCGCATTGTGTCGCGGCTGACCGAGGCGGGAATCGCAATTGTGCTGGCGGACCGTGATATTGAGAAATATCCGCAGCGGAGCGGGTTCGACCTGGCGTCCATGGACAATTTTGCGGCGGGTTATAAAATCGCCTCGCACCTGCTCCTGCTTGGCTGCCGCCGCATCGCGTTTTTCACAAAACCGTATTCCGCCTCCACGGTTGCGGCGCGCATCGCGGGCATGCGGGAGGCGATGGCGCGCGCGAATGTCGAAACCAAGGGCGAGGTGATCGAGGGCAACCCGGCGGACGCGAAGTTCGCGCGGTCGGTCTTTGCTCGAAAAAAATGGGACGCGTGCATTTGCGCCAACGATCGCACGGCGGCGCAACTGCTCCAGTCGCTGATCAAACTCGGCATCCGCGTGCCGGGAGATTTGCGCGTGGCCGGTTTTGACGACGCGAAATACGCGACGCTGGTCGCGGTGCCGCTGACGACAATCCACCAGCCCGGCGACGAGGTGGCGGCGCTGGCGTTTGAGGCGATGATGCGCCGCATCAACAACCCGCTCGCGCCGTCGTGCGCGTTCCTGGCCACACCGCGTCTCGTCGTGCGCGAATCCTGCGGCACGTATTTGCCGAGGTGA